The following proteins come from a genomic window of Streptomyces sp. GS7:
- a CDS encoding arsenate reductase ArsC yields the protein MAESRTSSVLFVCVHNAGRSQMAAAFLAHLAGDQVEVRSAGSAPAGAVNPAVVEAMAEVGIDLSAQTPKVLTAEAVQASDVVITMGCGDACPIFPGKKYLDWRLDDPAGQGVDAVRPIRDEIERRIRALLDELRSSART from the coding sequence GTGGCTGAGTCCCGCACGTCATCGGTGCTCTTCGTCTGCGTCCACAACGCTGGACGCTCCCAGATGGCCGCCGCCTTCCTCGCCCACCTCGCCGGCGACCAGGTGGAAGTCCGTTCGGCCGGCTCCGCCCCTGCCGGCGCGGTGAACCCGGCGGTGGTCGAGGCTATGGCCGAGGTCGGCATCGACCTGTCCGCCCAGACCCCGAAAGTACTGACTGCCGAGGCCGTTCAGGCGTCCGACGTCGTGATCACCATGGGCTGCGGGGATGCCTGCCCGATCTTCCCCGGCAAGAAGTACCTGGACTGGAGGCTGGACGACCCCGCCGGCCAAGGAGTGGACGCCGTCCGACCGATCCGCGACGAGATCGAACGGCGGATCCGCGCCCTGCTGGACGAGCTGCGGTCGTCGGCCCGAACCTGA
- a CDS encoding GNAT family N-acetyltransferase has translation MTPQLITPTIRVHASFLAAMDEFRAEGVDRSRHSGLGRELRTWRTRWPSAEGFAAYVALVGATSPDERADGTVPMTTLWWADGDTFLGRLTIRHRLTASLHEYGGHIGYAVRPTGRRRGHATAMLRAALPYAHRALGIDPVLLTCDDTNAASRRVIEECGGVFEDRRAEKLRFWIHGGGERG, from the coding sequence ATGACGCCGCAGTTGATCACCCCCACCATCCGCGTCCATGCCTCCTTCCTCGCCGCCATGGACGAGTTCCGCGCCGAGGGCGTGGACCGCTCCCGCCACTCCGGGCTGGGCCGCGAGCTGCGGACCTGGCGCACCCGCTGGCCGTCCGCCGAGGGGTTCGCCGCGTACGTCGCGCTGGTCGGAGCCACCTCCCCGGACGAGCGGGCCGACGGCACGGTCCCGATGACCACCCTGTGGTGGGCGGACGGCGACACCTTCCTGGGCCGGCTCACCATCCGGCACCGGCTGACCGCGTCCCTGCACGAGTACGGCGGCCACATCGGCTACGCGGTACGCCCCACCGGCCGCCGCCGGGGCCACGCCACCGCGATGCTGCGCGCCGCGCTGCCGTACGCCCACCGCGCGTTGGGCATCGATCCGGTGCTGCTCACCTGCGACGACACCAACGCCGCCTCACGCCGGGTGATCGAGGAGTGCGGCGGGGTCTTCGAGGACCGCCGGGCGGAGAAGCTGCGCTTCTGGATCCACGGCGGGGGAGAGCGCGGCTGA
- a CDS encoding TIGR03936 family radical SAM-associated protein, whose amino-acid sequence MQRIRLRYTKRGRLRFTSHRDFQRAFERALRRAEVPMAYSAGFTPHPKVSYANAAPTGTGSEAEYLEIQLTARRDPEELRELLDESLPGGLDVIDAVEAHTSGLADRLQASVWEIRLDGVAAEEAGRAVEAFLAAEEVQVERRTKNGMRSFDARGAVARLEAAAAEGDRPDGNACAILRLVVRHLTPAVRPDDVLSGLRATADLAPPVPAAVTRLAQGLLDEETGAVTDPLAPDRDAAMAASSTAAGLSAATAPSGASPAISGEGTA is encoded by the coding sequence GTGCAGCGCATCCGACTGCGCTACACCAAGCGCGGCCGCCTCCGGTTCACCAGCCACCGCGACTTCCAGCGCGCTTTCGAGCGGGCGTTGCGCCGCGCCGAGGTCCCCATGGCCTATTCGGCGGGCTTCACCCCGCACCCCAAGGTGTCGTACGCCAACGCCGCCCCGACGGGCACCGGCAGCGAGGCCGAGTATCTGGAGATCCAGCTCACCGCGCGCCGTGACCCGGAGGAGCTGCGCGAGCTGCTCGACGAGTCCCTGCCGGGCGGCCTCGACGTGATCGACGCCGTGGAGGCGCACACCAGCGGCCTCGCCGACCGGCTGCAGGCGTCGGTGTGGGAGATCCGGCTCGACGGCGTCGCCGCCGAGGAGGCCGGGCGCGCCGTCGAGGCGTTCCTCGCCGCCGAGGAAGTACAGGTCGAGCGCCGCACCAAAAACGGCATGCGGTCCTTCGACGCGCGGGGCGCGGTGGCGCGCCTGGAGGCAGCGGCTGCCGAGGGCGATAGGCCCGACGGCAATGCCTGTGCGATACTGCGGCTGGTTGTTCGGCATCTGACACCTGCCGTTCGACCCGACGACGTCCTGTCCGGCCTCCGAGCTACGGCCGACCTGGCGCCGCCGGTCCCCGCAGCGGTGACCAGGCTGGCGCAGGGGCTGCTCGATGAGGAGACCGGCGCGGTGACCGACCCGCTAGCGCCCGACCGCGACGCTGCCATGGCCGCCTCATCCACGGCCGCCGGGCTGAGTGCCGCGACGGCGCCGAGTGGGGCCTCCCCGGCGATTTCCGGGGAAGGTACTGCGTAG
- a CDS encoding Rne/Rng family ribonuclease: protein MLESIEPNASTPSADRGADDNHSPSDTLPPRRRRRAASRPAGPPAAADAGATVVSAEAPAPQPAAEEPAAAAVTTGDEAKPARTRRRATRKATAPAGPPQPEAAEPVETPAAAAEEAPAAAAEEEPRPARTRRRATRKVSAPVAAPEPAAVEAEEEEEAAEAAAVAEEAPAAAAAAEEGTRPARSRRRATRKATAPAGAPQAAAEESAAPAAEEAEGTPAAEAEAPRRRARRRGERTPEPAAAEASAPRAAEEPAQEAPARGRRRAQKPPTAVFQAPVFTEPMFQTPESAAAAHAAAARQDEEAVQEEAAEAPAPRRRRRRGAAEAEPVAAAPVAEPVAEEAAEAAEAEEEHAEAGYGEEGERPSRRRRRGGRRRRRGEAAEGAEEHAAEGEERPAAEAEEAEEAEEAEEAEERAAEAGEPGGSTSSSRRRRRRRRRSGEPAEVETAHADDPERTVVKVREPRKKDEGTGADEVQSIKGSTRLEAKKQRRREGREQGRRRVPIITEAEFLARREAVERVMVVRQSGERTQIGVLEDNVLVEHFVNKEQATSYVGNVYLGKVQNVLPSMEAAFVDIGKGRNAVLYAGEVNFEALGMANGPRRIETALKSGQSVLVQVTKDPIGHKGARLTSQVSLPGRYLVYVPEGSMTGISRKLPDTERARLKQILKKIVPEDAGVIVRTAAEGASEDELRRDVERLQAQWEEIQKKAKASSTSSPSLLYGEPDMTVRVVRDIFNEDFSKVIVSGDDAWETIHGYVSHVAPDLVDRLQKWTSEVDVFATYRIDEQLMKALDRKVWLPSGGSLVIDKTEAMVVVDVNTGKFTGQGGNLEETVTRNNLEAAEEIVRQLRLRDLGGIVVIDFIDMVLESNRDLVLRRLLECLGRDRTKHQVAEVTSLGLVQMTRKRVGQGLLESFSEQCVHCNGRGVIVHMDQPTAAGGGGKRKKKGKAGANGAQPEQALEAEAAAEEAAPELEPVAVTEAELQPSVDGTDEWYGSPAEAEAAAAGRGRGRRRASRKVSAPAGAPKAAEEAAAIVLPAEPAAPAAAPEPAAEPVAEAPAAEPAPVRPRRRATRKVTAPAGAPEAVGEPAGTIVITAPVAEPVAEAPAEVQEQPAEAAPAAKKTAKKAAAKKTTAKKAAAKKTTAKKAAAKKTTTAKKTAAKKTTAKKTTAKKAAAKKTAAAEQSSAGSVSASAED from the coding sequence ATGCTCGAATCTATTGAGCCCAACGCATCCACGCCGTCCGCGGACCGTGGTGCCGACGACAATCACTCGCCCAGCGACACGCTGCCGCCGCGCCGCCGGCGCCGCGCGGCCTCCCGGCCGGCCGGCCCGCCGGCCGCCGCCGACGCCGGGGCCACGGTCGTGAGCGCCGAGGCGCCCGCGCCGCAGCCCGCCGCCGAGGAGCCGGCCGCCGCCGCGGTCACCACCGGCGACGAGGCCAAGCCGGCCCGTACCCGCCGCCGCGCCACCCGCAAGGCGACCGCGCCGGCCGGGCCCCCGCAGCCCGAGGCCGCCGAGCCCGTCGAGACGCCCGCGGCCGCCGCCGAGGAAGCGCCGGCCGCAGCCGCCGAAGAGGAGCCGCGTCCGGCGCGTACCCGCCGCCGGGCGACCCGCAAGGTGAGCGCCCCGGTCGCGGCGCCGGAGCCTGCTGCCGTGGAGGCGGAAGAGGAAGAGGAGGCGGCTGAGGCCGCTGCGGTTGCCGAGGAGGCGCCGGCCGCTGCCGCCGCCGCGGAGGAGGGCACGCGTCCGGCGCGTAGCCGTCGCCGGGCCACCCGCAAGGCCACCGCTCCGGCCGGGGCGCCGCAGGCCGCCGCCGAGGAGAGCGCCGCCCCCGCCGCCGAGGAGGCTGAGGGGACGCCGGCCGCCGAGGCCGAGGCCCCGCGCCGCCGGGCGCGCCGCCGTGGTGAGCGCACCCCGGAGCCGGCCGCCGCCGAGGCGTCCGCGCCGCGTGCCGCGGAGGAGCCCGCGCAGGAGGCGCCGGCCCGTGGCCGTCGCCGGGCGCAGAAGCCGCCGACGGCGGTCTTCCAGGCGCCGGTGTTCACCGAGCCGATGTTCCAGACCCCGGAGAGCGCGGCTGCCGCGCACGCCGCCGCGGCCCGTCAGGACGAGGAGGCCGTGCAGGAGGAGGCGGCCGAGGCGCCCGCGCCGCGCCGGCGCCGCCGCCGTGGTGCTGCCGAGGCCGAGCCGGTGGCCGCCGCGCCCGTCGCGGAGCCGGTCGCCGAGGAGGCTGCCGAGGCCGCCGAGGCGGAGGAGGAGCACGCCGAGGCCGGGTACGGCGAGGAGGGCGAGCGTCCCTCGCGCCGTCGCCGCCGGGGTGGCCGCCGCCGTCGCCGCGGTGAGGCCGCCGAGGGTGCCGAGGAGCATGCCGCGGAGGGCGAGGAGCGTCCGGCCGCCGAGGCGGAGGAGGCCGAGGAGGCCGAGGAAGCCGAGGAAGCCGAGGAGCGGGCCGCCGAGGCCGGCGAGCCCGGCGGCAGCACGAGCAGCAGCCGTCGTCGCCGTCGTCGCCGTCGCCGCAGCGGTGAGCCCGCCGAGGTCGAGACCGCGCACGCCGACGACCCGGAGCGTACGGTCGTCAAGGTCCGCGAGCCCCGCAAGAAGGACGAGGGCACCGGCGCGGACGAGGTGCAGTCGATCAAGGGGTCGACGCGCCTGGAGGCCAAGAAGCAGCGCCGCCGCGAGGGGCGCGAGCAGGGCCGCCGCCGGGTGCCGATCATCACCGAGGCGGAGTTCCTGGCGCGCCGGGAGGCCGTCGAGCGGGTGATGGTGGTCCGCCAGAGCGGCGAGCGCACCCAGATCGGCGTCCTTGAGGACAACGTGCTCGTGGAGCACTTCGTCAACAAGGAGCAGGCGACCTCGTACGTCGGCAACGTCTACCTGGGCAAGGTGCAGAACGTCCTGCCCTCCATGGAGGCCGCCTTCGTCGACATCGGCAAGGGCCGCAACGCCGTGCTGTACGCGGGCGAGGTCAACTTCGAGGCGCTGGGCATGGCCAACGGGCCGCGCCGCATCGAGACCGCGCTGAAGTCCGGCCAGTCCGTCCTCGTCCAGGTCACCAAGGACCCGATCGGCCACAAGGGCGCCCGGCTGACCAGCCAGGTGTCGCTGCCCGGCCGCTACCTGGTCTACGTGCCCGAGGGCTCGATGACCGGTATCAGCCGCAAGCTCCCGGACACCGAGCGGGCCCGGCTGAAGCAGATCCTCAAGAAGATCGTCCCCGAGGACGCGGGCGTCATCGTGCGTACCGCCGCGGAGGGCGCGAGCGAGGACGAGCTGCGCCGGGACGTGGAGCGGCTGCAGGCGCAGTGGGAGGAGATCCAGAAGAAGGCGAAGGCGTCCTCGACCAGCTCGCCGAGCCTGCTCTACGGCGAGCCGGACATGACCGTCCGGGTCGTCCGCGACATCTTCAACGAGGACTTCTCCAAGGTCATCGTCAGCGGTGACGACGCCTGGGAGACCATCCACGGCTATGTCTCGCACGTCGCGCCCGACCTCGTCGACCGGCTCCAGAAGTGGACGTCGGAGGTCGACGTCTTCGCGACGTACCGGATCGACGAGCAGCTGATGAAGGCGCTGGACCGCAAGGTCTGGCTGCCCAGCGGCGGTTCGCTGGTGATCGACAAGACCGAGGCGATGGTCGTGGTCGACGTCAACACCGGGAAGTTCACCGGCCAGGGCGGCAACCTCGAAGAGACCGTCACCCGGAACAACCTGGAGGCGGCCGAGGAGATCGTGCGCCAGCTGCGGCTGCGCGACCTCGGCGGCATCGTCGTCATCGACTTCATCGACATGGTCCTGGAGTCCAACCGGGACCTGGTGCTGCGGCGGCTGCTGGAGTGCCTGGGCCGGGACCGCACCAAGCACCAGGTGGCCGAGGTCACCTCGCTCGGCCTGGTCCAGATGACCCGCAAGCGGGTCGGCCAGGGGCTGCTGGAGTCGTTCTCCGAGCAGTGCGTGCACTGCAACGGCCGGGGCGTCATCGTCCACATGGACCAGCCGACCGCTGCCGGCGGTGGCGGCAAGCGCAAGAAGAAGGGCAAGGCCGGCGCCAACGGCGCGCAGCCGGAGCAGGCGCTCGAGGCCGAGGCGGCCGCGGAGGAGGCGGCGCCGGAGCTGGAGCCCGTGGCGGTGACGGAGGCCGAGCTGCAGCCCTCGGTGGACGGCACGGACGAGTGGTACGGCAGCCCGGCCGAGGCCGAGGCCGCCGCTGCCGGGCGGGGCCGTGGCCGCCGCCGGGCGAGCCGCAAGGTGTCCGCTCCGGCGGGTGCGCCCAAGGCCGCGGAGGAGGCCGCCGCCATCGTGCTGCCGGCCGAGCCGGCGGCCCCGGCCGCCGCGCCGGAGCCCGCTGCGGAGCCGGTAGCCGAGGCGCCGGCGGCGGAGCCCGCTCCGGTCCGGCCGCGCCGCCGGGCGACCCGCAAGGTGACCGCCCCGGCGGGTGCGCCGGAGGCGGTCGGTGAGCCGGCGGGCACGATCGTGATCACCGCTCCGGTGGCCGAGCCGGTCGCCGAGGCACCGGCCGAGGTCCAGGAGCAGCCCGCCGAGGCGGCGCCCGCGGCCAAGAAGACCGCGAAGAAGGCGGCGGCGAAGAAGACCACCGCCAAGAAGGCCGCGGCGAAGAAGACCACGGCCAAGAAGGCGGCGGCGAAGAAGACCACCACCGCCAAGAAGACCGCGGCCAAGAAGACCACCGCGAAGAAGACCACCGCCAAGAAGGCGGCGGCGAAGAAGACGGCGGCGGCCGAGCAGTCCTCGGCCGGGTCGGTGTCGGCTTCCGCGGAGGACTGA
- the rplU gene encoding 50S ribosomal protein L21: MYAIVRTGGRQQKVAVGDVIEVDRISTSKVGDAVELSTLLVVDGDAVTSDPWVLAGVKVQAEVVDHHKGDKIRIQKYKNKTGYKKRIGHRQLHTALKITGIDAPAK; encoded by the coding sequence GTGTACGCGATCGTGCGCACCGGCGGGCGCCAGCAGAAGGTTGCTGTTGGCGACGTCATCGAGGTTGACCGCATTTCCACCAGCAAGGTCGGCGACGCCGTCGAGCTCTCCACGCTGCTGGTCGTCGACGGTGACGCGGTCACCAGCGACCCGTGGGTCCTGGCCGGCGTGAAGGTCCAGGCCGAGGTCGTGGACCACCACAAGGGCGACAAGATCCGGATCCAGAAGTACAAGAACAAGACCGGCTACAAGAAGCGGATCGGCCACCGCCAGCTCCACACGGCGCTGAAGATCACCGGCATCGACGCTCCGGCGAAGTAA
- the rpmA gene encoding 50S ribosomal protein L27 produces MAHKKGASSTRNGRDSNAQRLGVKRFGGQAVLAGEILVRQRGTHFHPGTGVGRGGDDTLFALQPGAVQFGTHRGRKVVNIVPVAE; encoded by the coding sequence ATGGCACACAAGAAGGGCGCATCGTCCACTCGGAACGGTCGCGACTCCAATGCTCAGCGGCTCGGCGTGAAGCGCTTCGGCGGTCAGGCCGTCCTCGCCGGTGAGATCCTGGTCCGCCAGCGTGGCACCCACTTCCACCCGGGCACGGGCGTCGGCCGCGGCGGCGACGACACCCTGTTCGCCCTGCAGCCCGGCGCGGTGCAGTTCGGCACCCACCGTGGCCGTAAGGTCGTGAACATCGTCCCGGTCGCCGAGTAA
- the obgE gene encoding GTPase ObgE: MTTFVDRVELHVAAGNGGHGCASVHREKFKPLGGPDGGNGGRGGDVILVVDQDVTTLLDYHHHPHRKATNGQPGAGDNREGKNGKDLVLPVPDGTVVLDGNGEVLADLVGQGTTFVAGQGGRGGLGNAALASARRKAPGFALLGEPGEARDIVLELKTVADVALVGYPSAGKSSLISVLSAAKPKIADYPFTTLVPNLGVVTAGATVYTIADVPGLIPGASQGKGLGLEFLRHVERCEVLVHVLDTATLESDRDPVSDLDVIEAELAQYGGLGDRPRVVVLNKVDIPDGKDLADMIRPDLEARGYRVFEVSAVAHQGLKELSYALADIVAKARAAKPVQEATRIVIRPKAVDDAGFTVTQEDEGFFRVRGEKPERWVRQTDFNNDEAVGYLADRLSRLGVEDALLKAGARALDGVAIGPEDNAVVFDWEPSMSAGAEMLGRRGEDHRFEAPRPAAQRRRDRDAERDEAQSDYDGFNPF, from the coding sequence ATGACCACCTTCGTGGACCGCGTCGAGCTGCATGTCGCCGCGGGTAACGGAGGCCACGGCTGCGCCTCCGTTCACCGGGAGAAGTTCAAGCCGCTCGGCGGCCCCGACGGCGGCAACGGCGGCCGCGGCGGCGATGTGATCCTGGTCGTCGACCAGGACGTCACCACCCTCCTCGACTACCACCACCACCCGCACCGCAAGGCCACCAACGGCCAGCCCGGCGCGGGCGACAACCGCGAGGGCAAGAACGGCAAGGACCTGGTCCTGCCGGTCCCGGACGGCACGGTCGTACTGGACGGGAACGGCGAGGTGCTGGCCGACCTGGTGGGCCAGGGCACCACCTTCGTCGCGGGCCAGGGCGGTCGCGGCGGCCTCGGCAACGCCGCGCTCGCCTCCGCCCGCCGCAAGGCCCCCGGCTTCGCGCTGCTCGGCGAGCCCGGCGAGGCGCGGGACATCGTCCTGGAGCTGAAGACCGTCGCCGACGTGGCGCTGGTCGGCTACCCCAGCGCCGGCAAGTCCTCGCTGATCTCGGTGCTCTCCGCGGCAAAACCGAAGATCGCGGACTACCCCTTCACCACGCTCGTGCCCAACCTCGGTGTGGTGACGGCCGGCGCCACGGTCTACACCATCGCCGACGTCCCGGGCCTGATCCCGGGCGCCAGCCAGGGCAAGGGGCTGGGCCTGGAGTTCCTGCGGCACGTCGAGCGCTGCGAGGTGCTGGTCCACGTCCTGGACACCGCCACCCTGGAGTCGGACCGCGACCCGGTCTCCGACCTCGACGTCATCGAGGCGGAGCTGGCGCAGTACGGCGGCCTCGGCGACCGGCCGCGGGTGGTCGTCCTCAACAAGGTCGACATCCCCGACGGCAAGGACCTCGCCGACATGATCCGCCCGGACCTGGAGGCGCGCGGCTACCGCGTCTTCGAGGTCTCCGCGGTCGCCCACCAGGGCCTCAAGGAGCTGTCGTACGCCCTCGCCGACATCGTCGCCAAGGCGCGGGCCGCCAAGCCGGTGCAGGAGGCCACCCGCATCGTGATCCGCCCCAAGGCGGTCGACGACGCGGGCTTCACGGTCACGCAGGAGGACGAGGGATTCTTCCGGGTCCGCGGCGAGAAGCCCGAGCGCTGGGTCCGCCAGACCGACTTCAACAACGACGAGGCGGTCGGCTATCTGGCCGACCGGCTCAGCCGCCTCGGCGTGGAGGACGCGCTCCTCAAGGCGGGCGCCCGCGCCCTGGACGGGGTGGCGATCGGCCCCGAGGACAACGCCGTGGTCTTCGACTGGGAACCGTCGATGTCGGCCGGTGCGGAGATGCTGGGCCGGCGCGGTGAGGACCACCGCTTCGAGGCGCCCCGGCCGGCCGCGCAGCGGCGCCGCGACCGCGACGCGGAGCGGGACGAGGCGCAGAGCGACTACGACGGCTTCAACCCCTTCTGA
- the proB gene encoding glutamate 5-kinase yields MQVAGARQDVADARRIVVKVGSSSLTTAAGGLDADRVDALVDVLAKHQDKEIVLVSSGAIAAGLAPLGLERRPRDLARQQAAASVGQGLLVARYTASFARYGRRVGQVLLTSDDTARRAHYRNAYRTLDQLLAMGAVPIVNENDTVATDEIRFGDNDRLAALVAHLVRADLLILLSDVDGLYDGDPSTPGTSRIAVVSGPKDLEGISIGSVGKAGVGTGGMVTKVEAARIAAAAGIPVVLTSAVHAGDALAGGTTGTHFLRTGRRSADRLLWLAHASAPRGALVLDDGAVRAVVERRSSLLPAGIASVEGEFSAGDPVELRATDGRAVARGVVNFDAREIPRLIGRSTRDLARELGPAYEREVVHRDDLVLLHH; encoded by the coding sequence ATGCAGGTGGCAGGGGCAAGGCAGGACGTCGCGGACGCCCGCAGGATCGTGGTGAAGGTCGGCTCCTCCTCGCTGACCACCGCCGCCGGGGGACTGGACGCCGACCGCGTCGACGCGCTGGTGGACGTGCTGGCCAAGCACCAGGACAAGGAGATCGTGCTGGTCTCCTCCGGGGCCATCGCGGCCGGCCTCGCCCCCCTGGGCCTGGAGCGGCGCCCGCGGGACCTGGCCCGGCAGCAGGCCGCCGCCAGCGTCGGCCAGGGCCTGCTGGTCGCCCGCTACACCGCCTCCTTCGCGCGCTACGGCCGCCGGGTCGGCCAGGTGCTGCTCACGTCCGACGACACCGCCCGCCGGGCCCATTACCGCAACGCGTACCGCACCCTCGACCAGCTGCTGGCCATGGGGGCGGTGCCGATCGTCAACGAGAACGACACCGTCGCCACCGACGAGATCCGGTTCGGCGACAATGACCGGCTGGCCGCCCTGGTCGCCCATCTCGTCCGCGCCGACCTGCTGATCCTGCTGTCCGACGTGGACGGCCTCTACGACGGTGACCCGTCCACCCCGGGCACGTCCCGGATAGCGGTGGTCAGCGGTCCCAAGGACCTGGAGGGCATCTCCATCGGGAGCGTGGGCAAGGCGGGGGTCGGGACCGGCGGCATGGTCACCAAGGTCGAGGCGGCCCGGATCGCCGCGGCGGCCGGCATCCCCGTCGTGCTGACCTCCGCCGTGCACGCCGGGGACGCGCTGGCCGGCGGCACCACCGGCACCCACTTCCTGCGCACCGGCCGCCGCTCCGCCGACCGGCTGCTGTGGCTGGCGCACGCCTCCGCGCCGCGCGGCGCACTAGTACTGGACGACGGGGCGGTGCGGGCCGTCGTCGAGCGGCGCTCCTCGCTGCTGCCGGCCGGAATCGCCTCCGTCGAGGGGGAGTTCTCCGCCGGCGACCCGGTCGAGCTGCGGGCCACCGACGGCCGTGCGGTCGCCCGCGGGGTCGTCAACTTCGACGCCCGGGAAATCCCTCGATTGATTGGCCGTTCGACCCGGGATCTGGCCCGCGAACTCGGACCGGCGTATGAGCGCGAGGTCGTGCACCGCGACGACCTGGTGCTCCTGCACCACTGA
- a CDS encoding glutamate-5-semialdehyde dehydrogenase yields MTSSASQSSPVLDTARRAKEAAAVLAPLPRTARDGALLAIADALVAHTDAIVAANAQDVEKARAAGTSSSIVDRLTLTAERIAAIADDVRKVVALPDPVGEVVRGSTLPNGLDLRQVRVPLGVIGIIYEARPNVTVDAAALCLKSGNAVLLRGSSSAYASNSALVDVLRGAVESAGLPADAVQLVPGESRDSVRELMRARGLVDVLIPRGGAALIRTVVEESTVPVIETGTGNCHVYVDEAADLDMAIDILVNSKAQRPSVCNAAETVLVHAGIAEKFLPRALEALTQAGVVVHGDAAWQQAGPGLVAPATDEDWATEYLSYDIAAAVVPDLDAAVAHIRRWTSGHTEAIVTGSQAAARRFTQLVDSTTVAVNASTRFTDGGQFGFGAEIGISTQKLHARGPMGLPELTSTKYIVTGDGHTR; encoded by the coding sequence ATGACCAGCAGTGCATCGCAGTCCTCGCCCGTCCTCGACACCGCCCGCCGCGCCAAGGAAGCCGCCGCCGTCCTGGCGCCGCTGCCGCGCACGGCCCGTGACGGGGCGCTGCTCGCCATCGCCGACGCGCTGGTGGCGCACACCGACGCGATCGTGGCCGCCAACGCCCAGGACGTCGAGAAGGCCAGGGCCGCCGGCACCTCAAGCTCGATCGTGGACCGGCTCACCCTCACCGCCGAGCGGATCGCGGCCATCGCCGACGACGTCCGCAAGGTCGTGGCGCTGCCCGACCCGGTGGGTGAGGTGGTGCGCGGCTCGACCCTGCCCAACGGCCTCGACCTGCGCCAGGTCCGGGTCCCGCTCGGTGTGATCGGGATCATCTACGAGGCCCGGCCCAACGTGACGGTGGACGCCGCCGCGCTCTGCCTGAAGTCCGGCAACGCCGTACTGCTCCGCGGTTCGTCCTCCGCCTACGCCTCCAACAGCGCGCTGGTGGACGTGCTGCGCGGCGCCGTGGAGAGCGCCGGGCTGCCGGCCGACGCGGTGCAGCTGGTGCCCGGGGAGAGCCGGGACTCGGTGCGCGAGCTGATGCGCGCCCGCGGCCTGGTCGACGTGCTGATCCCGCGCGGCGGCGCCGCCCTGATCCGCACGGTCGTCGAGGAGTCCACCGTCCCGGTCATCGAGACCGGCACCGGTAACTGCCACGTGTACGTCGACGAGGCCGCCGACCTCGACATGGCGATCGACATCCTCGTCAACTCCAAGGCGCAGCGTCCCAGCGTCTGCAACGCCGCCGAGACGGTGCTGGTGCACGCCGGGATCGCCGAGAAGTTCCTGCCGCGCGCCCTGGAGGCGCTGACCCAGGCCGGTGTCGTGGTGCACGGCGACGCGGCCTGGCAGCAGGCCGGCCCCGGCCTGGTCGCCCCGGCCACCGACGAGGACTGGGCGACGGAGTACCTCTCGTACGACATCGCGGCGGCCGTGGTGCCGGACCTGGACGCGGCGGTGGCGCACATCCGGCGCTGGACCTCGGGCCACACCGAGGCCATCGTCACGGGCTCGCAGGCGGCCGCTCGCCGATTCACCCAGTTGGTGGATTCCACGACCGTCGCGGTCAACGCCTCGACCCGCTTCACCGACGGCGGCCAGTTCGGCTTCGGCGCCGAGATCGGCATCTCCACCCAGAAGCTGCACGCCCGTGGCCCCATGGGTCTTCCGGAGCTGACGTCCACCAAGTACATCGTCACGGGCGACGGCCACACCCGCTGA
- a CDS encoding SCO2584 family spore wall biosynthesis protein, translating into MPDDVGGTPFPDGEEPDEHHHGSHGKADEDFASVVFDEEFVRAATIHEPSAVERMLAAAEARAEAEAAARPGPGFGPDGDDFDHPAPGGHRAYDDGYPSDGPYGPYGGSLRPYRGSARWHRPMAWVLAVVMGIGLVALAFSAVYRGVAGRPQNPATPARTSGVDAPATGTPPTGGANTVHTPRPGLPPPASAVPQRPSSSAVPRPQ; encoded by the coding sequence GTGCCGGACGACGTGGGGGGCACGCCGTTCCCGGACGGCGAGGAGCCCGACGAGCACCACCACGGGAGCCACGGAAAAGCGGACGAGGACTTCGCTTCCGTGGTCTTTGACGAGGAATTCGTACGGGCCGCGACGATCCACGAACCCTCGGCGGTCGAGCGGATGCTGGCCGCGGCCGAGGCGCGCGCGGAGGCCGAGGCGGCGGCCCGCCCGGGGCCCGGGTTCGGGCCGGACGGCGACGACTTCGACCACCCGGCGCCCGGCGGCCACCGGGCCTACGACGACGGATATCCGTCCGACGGCCCGTACGGCCCCTACGGCGGGTCCCTGCGCCCGTACCGCGGGAGCGCTCGCTGGCACCGCCCCATGGCCTGGGTGCTCGCCGTGGTGATGGGCATCGGGCTGGTGGCGCTGGCCTTCAGCGCCGTCTACCGCGGGGTCGCCGGCCGCCCCCAGAACCCGGCGACGCCGGCCCGCACCAGCGGCGTGGACGCACCGGCCACCGGCACCCCTCCCACCGGCGGCGCGAACACCGTGCACACGCCCCGCCCCGGCCTGCCACCGCCCGCATCCGCGGTGCCGCAGCGCCCGTCGTCCTCCGCCGTGCCCCGGCCGCAATGA